The following nucleotide sequence is from Melioribacteraceae bacterium.
TTATTAAAGCAAAAGATAATGATCTGATTAAATTCAGAGCAACCGAGGATTTTAATCTTATAATAGATGACTTATCCGACGAGTTAAATTTTAAAGTGGTTAATTTGCAAAATGGATTTTACAAGAAAAGCAGCAATTCAATTATTGGTTATGAGTTAATGATTGATCATCTTCATCCGAATCTAACCGGATATAATTTAATGGCGGATATATTCTATGCAGAAGTTGATGAACAATTGAAAAAAAAATTCAGGAAAGAGTTGAAAGTTAATCCGGATGCTGTCAATAAATATTTAGAGGATAATTTCCCATTTACAAGATATGATTCAACACTTGCTGATATAAAAATTCAATTGTTACTTAACAGTTTTCCTTTTACGAATGCTGAATATAAGTTAAGTAGTTACAAGTTGAATAATTTTGCTGATTCAACAGCAATGTTAACAATTCAAGGAGAACTTGGATGGGCTGCTGCTCATCTAAAACTTTTTGATTTTTATTTTGAAGAAGACCAATATGAAAAGGCGATAAAAGAAATATTTTCTTTAATGGAAGATAGACCATTTTATAAATCAGCATTGCAGTATGCAATTCCCAAAATTATTAAAGCCGGTTATGTGAGAGACGCAAAACATATTTTAGTAAGAAATCACAAACGATATCCGGATGGATTCACATCAAAAAATCTTGGTGTAATAAATCTTAATGAAGGTAATAATAATCTCGCAAATGCTTTGTTAAATGAGGCAGTAAAATTCAATAATAGAGATGCTGAAGCTTATTTTCATTTATCTAGGTCATATTTTTTCATGAATGATTTGGAGAGCGCCGTAAGTGCTATTGAGAAATGTTTATTACTTAATCCTGATTACAAAGGTGCAGAAGAAATTCACAATAGATTAATCAAAATGAAAAAAAGTAACTAGTATAAAAAGAGATTAGTGGTCTAATTTCTTATTAAAATAATAACTTCGTTCTTATCAAATTGATAATCAGATTAAATTCCTTCAATTAAAATCCTCCAAATTACAGCAAATCAATCAAAATACCTTTGGCACCGTTTATGTATTATAATTAATAACCAAACCCCATGGTATTATAATTGATTGAAAACATCAGTTTTATAGACAATATTGTAATCATTATTTACTTCGGAATTGTTCTTCTGATCGGTATCTATCATCAACGATCTAAGATCAAAAATTCCGAAGATTACTTTCTTGCCGGAAGGAAAATGGGGTGGATAGCAGTTGGGACATCTCTCTTTGCCACAAACATTTCATCAGAACATTTGATTGGTTTAGCCGGTACCGGATCTACACGCGGACTTTCGGTCGGTCAGTTTGAGTGGCTGGCTGTTTTTATTTTAATAATTCTCGGCTATGTTTTTGCCCCTATATTTTTACGTTCAAAAGTTTTTACCGTTCCGGAATTTTTCGGACAAAGATTTGACCAGCGAAGCAGAACATATTTAGCTGCAATTTCTGTCACTGCTTATTTCTTCACAAAAATTGCGGTTACATTACTCGCGGCAAGCTATTTACTTAAATTGGTGCTAGGTTGGGATATGTTTGCATCCACGGTTTTAATTGTTCTGCTCACTGGTCTCTATACTATTGTCGGCGGTTTGCACAGTGTTATCAAAACACAGTTATTCCAAGCCGGGCTTTTAATCTTCGGCGCATTTCTACTTGTTTACTATGGTATTTCTCAAATAGGTGGTTTTTCAGCATTGACCGAGCAGCTCCCCAATGATTATTTTACACTCTTTAAACCCATTGATGATCCGGATTTCCCTTGGACAGGTATTATTTTTGGCGCACCGATTCTTGCTATTTGGTATTGGTGTACCGACCAGTACATTGTTCAAAGAATCCTAAGTGCAAAAGGAATTGAACACGCACGTAAGGGAACATTATTAGCAGGTTTTTTAAAAATTTTCCCAATTTTTCTTTTCATTCTTCCAGGTATGATAGCTGTAGTCTTATTTCCCGGTATCTCCGGTAATGAAGCCTACACTTATTTGTTGACCGGAAATCTTCTACCGGTTGGAATTAAAGGAATAGTAATTTCAGGTTTATTCGCAGCGTTGATGTCATCTCTTTCGAGCGCATTTAACAGCTCAGCCACATTGATAGCAAATGATTTTTATAAACCACGTAAACCTGAGATGAAAGACGAAGAGTTTGTCTTGGTTGGAAGGCTAGCAACAACGATAATAGTAATTCTAACTATCTGTTTAATTCCGCTTCTTAAGATGATGAGCACGGACATTTATCTTTATCTTCAAACTTTACAGGCATACATAAGTCCGCCTATTGCAAGTGTATTCTTGATCGGAATTTTCTGGCGAAAGGTTACCGCATCTGCCGCAATAATTGCTTTAATAACTGGTGGATTTCTTGGATTCATTAAAATCTTATTGAGTATAGTAAATCCAAGCTTAATAGGGGATTTAGGTTTATTGACTGCATATTCCGAAATAAACTACCTTCATTTTGCAACTATGCTTTTTGTTGTTACCTCGGTTGTGCTTGTTATAGCTAGTCTGGTAAAAACACAAAGCATTCAAGAAGGAATAAAAACAGGTGAATTTGTTTTTCGTAAAAATGATTTAGCAACAAGTTGGACAAGAGCAAAAATAAAAAATTAAACTGGAGTAAATGATTTAATGTACTTCATATTCAAAACAAACATCAATAAAGGGAGGAATTCCTTATGAAGCGATTCTTACTTATTTGCCTTATTCTTTTTACTGGGGCAATCTTTGCACAAGAGGAGATCATCAATGATTTTGATGAAGCTCCTGATTCAAATTATTGGGCATTCTATCAAAACGATAATGCCGATTCAAACGTCAGCTACATGAATTTTGAATTCGTGAACGATAATGTTCATGATGGTGCGGCTGCAATGCAAGTAACATACAGTGCTCACAATGCCGAAACCTGGGGCGGTTTCGTGAAACTTGAACACTGGTATTATGCTGACTCAAACGGTACATATGACTGGTCAGCGTATGATACTCTATCAATATGGTATAATAACACTATACCGGCTTCTGAGTCAGGTAGAGTCCATTTTAGACTAAATCTTCACGATGTCAGCGATGCAACTACCGGTAACAAAACCTATGATGTAGGTGATGTAGAATACTGGTATTCGTTCAATTTCATCTTGGATGATGCACCGGGCTGGCACGAATTAAAATTCGTACTTGCAGGTGTTCAAGATACAGATCAATCCGGTGACGACAAATTTCACTTGACCGGCTGGTCTGGTATTGCAGGTAACGCTACATTAGATTTAGATAAAATAAAAGGCTTCTCTTTTGAAATCTCTATTAATGGTTCCGGCGACGGTGATGCTGTAAACGGACAGATCGTTTTCGATAAGATGACATTAAAGAGCCCTTCTGCAAATCCATTAGTTTTATTCAACGGCGCAGCAGTTCCTGGAGGTGTTACTTTAGGAACAGGTGGTTGGAGTGATCACGGAGTAGAAGTTACTAGCGAAGAAGCTTATACCCCCGGTACTAAATCAATCAAATGGACGCTTGGAAGTGATTGGTCAGTTTGGGATGGCGTAAACTGGACTTTAAGTAAAATTAAAAACTTAGCTTTTAGATGGGGTGTCGATTCTCTGAAATTTAAAATTAAAACTGATGCCGGTATTGGTCCTCTTAAACTTGTTATTCTTGATGACGATACAGACGGTGACGGTCCGGATTTAATGTTTGAAGCTGGATATATGATCGAAGAATCAATGCTTAATTATGATGGCACTTGGAAGGTAGTATCAATTCCTCTTAGAGATTTCAGCAGATTTGACGGTGGCTGGAATGGAAGCGGAACAACTCCTGGTGAAATGGATTCTTCAAGAGTTAAGCAAGTTAAATTATTAATGGCTAGTGCAGCTGGCGCAGGGTACACTGTTTATCTTGATGATGTTTGGACAGGTGATCCAGAATTTGACGTAATTGCTCCTGATGCTCCAGGTCTTGTTAACGTTGCTGCCGGTGATTATGTTAACTTAATTACATGGACAGATGTTCCCGGTGAATCAAATGAATCTTACAATATCTTTTATAGTTTTAATCCAATCACAGATTTAACAAAGCTTGATGTAGAAGTTGTTGCTATTGGAGTTGGAGAAAATGAACAATTAGCTACTCACGTGTTGAGAGCTCCACTTACAGATCAAGATGTAACATTTTATTATGCCGTTACTTGTGTAGATGCTTCAGGAAATGAAAGCGTAATTGCAGCATCCGATCCTGCTACTCTAACCAATACAGCAAAAGGTGTTGCAGTAATTAATAATGGTGCCCCGGCTAATTTTGTAGCTGACGGTAATCTTGGTGAGTGGGCTAATATCATGCCTTTCAGAATGTTCCCATCGGATGGAAGTGGTACAGTTGTAACAAATCAAGTGATTGACGGCGATGAAGATCTTTCAGTTAATGCTTATTTAGCTGCAGACGCTGAATACCTTTATTTTGCATTCGATATTACCGACGATGTAAACTCTATTGATACAACAATTGCAACTTATTTGACTGATGGTGCAGATCTATTTATCGGTTTATACAATTGGCATGGACTTTCACACGTTGCCCATCAACGCGGTATTGAGCCTGATTATCAATTCAGATTTGTATCAAATGCTATCATAGCAGCTAACATTGGCGATGCTGTGATTAAACGTCCCGGTGAAGACTATGTATTTATGGAAAGATTCCCATCAGGTTACTTTATTGAAGGTAGAATGTCATTTGAAGAAATTAGTCAACTAGCTAACCCGGATGATATTTTATACACTCCTGATTTAGGTCATAGAATTAAAATTGACTATTCGTTAAATGATGCCGATGCAACCGGCCAACGAGAAGGTATCATGACATTATCTCCAAACAATGAAGATCAATCTTGGAATAATGTTAGCCGTTGGACTTATACTTGGATTGGTAATTCAATGATTTCCGATGTTGAAGATGATGAACTAGCTTTATCATTTGAATTATCTCAAAATTATCCAAACCCATTTAACCCAACAACTACAATTAACTATACTGTTCCTACTAATGAATTAGTTACATTGAAAGTGTTCAACATATTGGGTCAAGAAGTAAAAACATTAGTAAACAAAGTACAAAATGCAGGTCATCACACAGTATCATTTGATGCTAGCACATTAGCAAGTGGTGTATATATTTACAGATTATCATCCGGTAATTTTGTAAATACTAAAAAGATGATGTTAATTAAATAAGATATGCAGTTCGGCGGGGCTTTTGGTACCTCCCAAAATATGCCCCGCCTTTTCTTGAATGAAATTATGACTCAATTCAATGAGGTTGAAATTGAAACAAAAGAATAGAATTTTCGTGCAATTTATTTTTGCTTTGTTATTTATCGCCACAACATTTTATGCCGGACAAACTGGCAAAGTGGCCGGTAATGTTAAAGACAGCGAAACAGGTGAACCGATAATTGGGGCAAACATTGTTTTAGAAGGAACATACTTTGGTGCGGCTGCCGATTTTGAAGGTTACTATTATATCAATAATATCCCTCCCGGTAAATATACTGTTATTGTGAGTGCAATCGGTTACGGTAAAACGATCATCAATGAAGTTGTTGTAAGAATTGACCTTACCACAAGTCTTGATGTCAATTTGGTCCCCGAATCAATTCAATTGGGTGAAGATATTATTGTAACTGCAGAAAGACCTTTAATTACAAAAGATCTTACCTCTACTAAAGCTACTGTCTCTTCAAGTGAAATTGCACTGTTGCCTGTTGATAATGTTAGCCAAGTTATCAATTTACAAGCAGGTGTTGTTGACGGTCACTTTAGAGGAGGACGATCTAACGAGGTTGCTTACCTTGTCGACGGTATTCCAATTACTGATGTATTCAGCGGATCGAATTCGGTTCAGATCGAAAATTCATCCATTCGAGAACTTGAAGTAATTAGCGGAACATTTAATGCTGAATACGGACAAGCACTTTCCGGTGTCGTAAATATTGTTACCAAAGAAGGAAGTTCCAAATATGAAGGCAATGTAACTGCCTATGCAGGAACTTATCTTGCGGCTGATGATGGCGTTTATGAAAATTTGGATAATCTAAAGATCGATGGCGTTAAAGATCTTAATCTTTCACTAAGCGGCCCAACTCCATTGAGCAATCTATCCTTTTTTGTTACTGGAAGATACTTCAGAAATGATGGTTATTTTTATGGTAGAAGAGTTTATAATACTAGCGATTCAAATCCATTTCAACCTACCGGAGATAATTCATACGTTAAAATGAATTATGAATACCGAACTTCATTTAACGGTAAATTAACTTATTCGTTGCCGCAGTGGAAATTTAGTTATGGTTTATTCTGGGATGATTCGGAAAATAAATATTACTCTCATGAATACAAATGGACGCCCGATGGTATTAAAACACATTACGGTGAAGATATAATTCATAATCTCCAAATTTCTTTCTATCCATCTCAAAGCACTTTTTCGACTTTAAAATTATCAAACAACATATATAGATTTAACGGGTATCTTTACGAAGATCCTTATGATCCTCGCTATGTTGATCCTTATCAAGGTACCCCTACTTCAGGTTATACCTTTAGACACGGTGGACAAGAATCCGATAGATATAATAGATCAACAAAAACTATGATCGGTCAATGGCATTTAGAATCTCAAGTCTCTAAAGAGCATAAAGTAAAAATTGGTGTTGAAGCACAAAGACATGAGATTTACAATCACTGGTCAACAATTTATAATTTAACTGAAGGACAAGTTGATGAAAACGGTGATCCGATATTTACATTGGGTTATCGTGATCCAGGTACACCCGGTAATCAATCTTATTACAAAGAGCCATATCAAATAGCTGGATTTATACAAGATAAGATGGAATACGATATAATGATTATCAATGCCGGTATTCGATTCGATTATTTCAACCCTAATACAACAATGCCGGCGGATTTTAGAAATCCATCGAGAATTAATCCAAATCCGAATTTTCCGGGTGCCGGACTAACAAGAGAAGTTGAAGCAAAATATCAAGTTAGCCCGCGTATCGGTGTTTCATTTCCTATCTCTGATCAAGGTGCAATTTATTTTTCATATGGTCACTTCTTCCAAATACCAAATTTCGAAAATCTTTACAGAAATGACGAATATATAATTGACCAAGGACAATCGCTCAACACAATTACCGGCAATCCTGATCTTGACGCGCAAAAGACAGTTAAATATGAATTAGGATTGCAGCAAGTTGTTTTCCCGAATGTTTCTCTTGATGTTACTGCTTATTATAGTGATATCAGAAATTTATTGGGAATGGAAATCGTTAATACCTATGAAGGATTTAAGTATGCGCGTTTTATTAATAAAGATTACGGCAACGTAAAAGGATTAATTTTAACACTTGATAGAAGATTTGCCGATTTCTTCAGTTTAACAATTGACTACACGTATCAAATAGCAGAAGGCAACTCATCCGATCCGTTTACTGTTTATAATAATAACCAATCAGATCCGCCTGTTGAACCCGAGAAAAAAGTTGTACCACTAAATTGGGATCAAAATTCAACTTTGAACATTCAAGCAACTATTGGACAACCCGGTGATTGGACAGTCGGTTTTATTGTGCAATACGGTTCCGGAATGCCTTATACCGAAGACATACAAATTTCCAACGGGGTTAGATTTGAAAACGGTGGTCGTAAACCGGCAACAATTAATGTGGACTTAAAAGCGGATAAATTCTTCGATATTTTCGGAGTAAAGATGCATGCTTATTTACTTGTATTCAACTTATTCGATACACGTAACGAATATGGCGTTTATGCAACAACCGGTCGTGCGAATTCTGACTTAAATACAAAGTATGCCGGAGACATAAACGGATTGAATACTATCGATCAATTTGTGAATAACCCAAGTATGTATTCTGCACCAAGACAAGTGAGACTCGGATTGAGTTTTGGATTTTAAGTAGTAATATTCTCTAATGGAGGAAATTAATGTTTCGAAAATTTTTCATACTAAATCTTCTTTTCATATTGATCTCTGTTTCGTTTGCACAGGTAACACCGCAAACCCAAGCATACAGAGCCGAACCTTACGGCGATATCCAATACAGAAAAGAAGGAACAATGGATGGCAACTTAGTCAGAACATTATTTTATAATAACGGCGAAGTTGGTCAGTGGCCTTTTTCTCCTTCCGGCGAATGGCCTAAAGGCAGCGGACACAACTATCTTGATGGAGTTGCTGTTCTAATTGCCACTGAAGTCCAAACAGCCGGTGGAATTGTTCACCCCTTACAATC
It contains:
- a CDS encoding TonB-dependent receptor, translating into MKQKNRIFVQFIFALLFIATTFYAGQTGKVAGNVKDSETGEPIIGANIVLEGTYFGAAADFEGYYYINNIPPGKYTVIVSAIGYGKTIINEVVVRIDLTTSLDVNLVPESIQLGEDIIVTAERPLITKDLTSTKATVSSSEIALLPVDNVSQVINLQAGVVDGHFRGGRSNEVAYLVDGIPITDVFSGSNSVQIENSSIRELEVISGTFNAEYGQALSGVVNIVTKEGSSKYEGNVTAYAGTYLAADDGVYENLDNLKIDGVKDLNLSLSGPTPLSNLSFFVTGRYFRNDGYFYGRRVYNTSDSNPFQPTGDNSYVKMNYEYRTSFNGKLTYSLPQWKFSYGLFWDDSENKYYSHEYKWTPDGIKTHYGEDIIHNLQISFYPSQSTFSTLKLSNNIYRFNGYLYEDPYDPRYVDPYQGTPTSGYTFRHGGQESDRYNRSTKTMIGQWHLESQVSKEHKVKIGVEAQRHEIYNHWSTIYNLTEGQVDENGDPIFTLGYRDPGTPGNQSYYKEPYQIAGFIQDKMEYDIMIINAGIRFDYFNPNTTMPADFRNPSRINPNPNFPGAGLTREVEAKYQVSPRIGVSFPISDQGAIYFSYGHFFQIPNFENLYRNDEYIIDQGQSLNTITGNPDLDAQKTVKYELGLQQVVFPNVSLDVTAYYSDIRNLLGMEIVNTYEGFKYARFINKDYGNVKGLILTLDRRFADFFSLTIDYTYQIAEGNSSDPFTVYNNNQSDPPVEPEKKVVPLNWDQNSTLNIQATIGQPGDWTVGFIVQYGSGMPYTEDIQISNGVRFENGGRKPATINVDLKADKFFDIFGVKMHAYLLVFNLFDTRNEYGVYATTGRANSDLNTKYAGDINGLNTIDQFVNNPSMYSAPRQVRLGLSFGF
- a CDS encoding sodium/solute symporter (Members of the Solute:Sodium Symporter (SSS), TC 2.A.21 as described in tcdb.org, catalyze solute:Na+ symport. Known solutes for members of the family include sugars, amino acids, nucleosides, inositols, vitamins, urea or anions, depending on the system.) is translated as MIENISFIDNIVIIIYFGIVLLIGIYHQRSKIKNSEDYFLAGRKMGWIAVGTSLFATNISSEHLIGLAGTGSTRGLSVGQFEWLAVFILIILGYVFAPIFLRSKVFTVPEFFGQRFDQRSRTYLAAISVTAYFFTKIAVTLLAASYLLKLVLGWDMFASTVLIVLLTGLYTIVGGLHSVIKTQLFQAGLLIFGAFLLVYYGISQIGGFSALTEQLPNDYFTLFKPIDDPDFPWTGIIFGAPILAIWYWCTDQYIVQRILSAKGIEHARKGTLLAGFLKIFPIFLFILPGMIAVVLFPGISGNEAYTYLLTGNLLPVGIKGIVISGLFAALMSSLSSAFNSSATLIANDFYKPRKPEMKDEEFVLVGRLATTIIVILTICLIPLLKMMSTDIYLYLQTLQAYISPPIASVFLIGIFWRKVTASAAIIALITGGFLGFIKILLSIVNPSLIGDLGLLTAYSEINYLHFATMLFVVTSVVLVIASLVKTQSIQEGIKTGEFVFRKNDLATSWTRAKIKN
- a CDS encoding T9SS type A sorting domain-containing protein; its protein translation is MKRFLLICLILFTGAIFAQEEIINDFDEAPDSNYWAFYQNDNADSNVSYMNFEFVNDNVHDGAAAMQVTYSAHNAETWGGFVKLEHWYYADSNGTYDWSAYDTLSIWYNNTIPASESGRVHFRLNLHDVSDATTGNKTYDVGDVEYWYSFNFILDDAPGWHELKFVLAGVQDTDQSGDDKFHLTGWSGIAGNATLDLDKIKGFSFEISINGSGDGDAVNGQIVFDKMTLKSPSANPLVLFNGAAVPGGVTLGTGGWSDHGVEVTSEEAYTPGTKSIKWTLGSDWSVWDGVNWTLSKIKNLAFRWGVDSLKFKIKTDAGIGPLKLVILDDDTDGDGPDLMFEAGYMIEESMLNYDGTWKVVSIPLRDFSRFDGGWNGSGTTPGEMDSSRVKQVKLLMASAAGAGYTVYLDDVWTGDPEFDVIAPDAPGLVNVAAGDYVNLITWTDVPGESNESYNIFYSFNPITDLTKLDVEVVAIGVGENEQLATHVLRAPLTDQDVTFYYAVTCVDASGNESVIAASDPATLTNTAKGVAVINNGAPANFVADGNLGEWANIMPFRMFPSDGSGTVVTNQVIDGDEDLSVNAYLAADAEYLYFAFDITDDVNSIDTTIATYLTDGADLFIGLYNWHGLSHVAHQRGIEPDYQFRFVSNAIIAANIGDAVIKRPGEDYVFMERFPSGYFIEGRMSFEEISQLANPDDILYTPDLGHRIKIDYSLNDADATGQREGIMTLSPNNEDQSWNNVSRWTYTWIGNSMISDVEDDELALSFELSQNYPNPFNPTTTINYTVPTNELVTLKVFNILGQEVKTLVNKVQNAGHHTVSFDASTLASGVYIYRLSSGNFVNTKKMMLIK